The following are from one region of the Aquipuribacter nitratireducens genome:
- a CDS encoding SdrD B-like domain-containing protein translates to MAAAPHAAPAPRRDTAPVAAAVVLLAAAGAALSLLVGTALPPVAALLVATAAALGAVAAARTASGRVPGATGSWVAGLAGAIGAGAAGAWAAVSAAWSTGVPVTAAVLVVPVHAALALLVLAWVVGRGWRVPLDPAAAGRAVVAARRPLVAGVTSLPLVLTLLAGPAVAPATAAAVEDPAVAPCVAGEQVRNYAVSAITVDVPFNRWGKTLRSARIFAMDQDLAAVRNWHRPLAASAADDPAANRRLRPRPLVLRANEGECIRVTLTNRLSSEAAHGLPGDPRVGIQAAGVVMNVRRSGGARVGYNADPTVGIGESISYFWRVPDQEGLYMFEDLATPAGGEHDAGSRGVGLYGGLAVQPAGSTWTDPRSGKVLSGTPGALNSTYAAVRNQSGELYIEADIHPPGGDSFRESIQLAQDEIPDIGMGFNYGSEPLEDRETALCPDCVGEETWLSSWPYGDPALVKLASGRGPWLPNGEGDRKDKEDCGLPESCYVSNVFHTYTGDATKIRFGLAGVKETHVFHLHAHQWLADAREDVAQGDGPGYKPGSSTIDSQSYGPGEAYSAELLYGAGSQNGTFGDSIFHCHLYPHFAEGFWAIMRVHDVRLDGRSATPDGVNVRPLQPLPDAPAPPQPTADNPGFPGMIPGTYGYRAPQPPGSVTVGGVDGTPERPAPRVVGGRPIAEGKLALEEGVVARHNPGGEAPRGAPFADPCPSGSREVDYAVTVLQRDLVYNTAGHHDPQARVMVLTKDVEAVLAGTKKVEPLFIRANAGDCINFSLTNMTHNWAGNDVFQKLVQTNMAGGHVHLTKFDVTASDGGSNGWNYQQAAFTKEQADFVEKQAAGEVRCTPSDTFYGGESTGCRIPYDWSWQPPADSSGLWGQTIHERWYADYELRTAFTHDHHFPAVTQNHGHYGALVVEPAGFDVRDPETGEFRQPVNDPAHGTVCGARCDGDADGEAADLVGPGANDDYREFGLAVADFVSLVKKGGNPRNPDDAINPPGAPESFPSNDPGTFSVNYRNEPLHERRTRNGQPVDPAHRFSSWVFGDPYTPLLQAYSRDNVKFRLIQGSHEEQHMFQVHRLRWLEEPDDPDSPLVNAQTIGISEAFNVEMPGYDCRATDTPCRGDHLYGATTPEGLWNGMWGVLRVHGQRTAGLLPLPDNTPREATVPEPVPASRQAPPPAQQTGTSCPDGAPVKRYDVVAMANDLVYNEHGDHDPKGALFVLAEDEAAVRAGTKAPEPLVLRANEGDCVRVTLHNALPANYGDLVNGTDGDIRYTLEPPTGTRMGTRVSLHPQMLRHDVRLSDGSAVGFNPDSTVGINGTISYEWYADREVGATNLVDYGDVRGHRHHGLFAGLVVEPRNATYHDPVTGAEVRSGVSADVRVPGLRDFRENVLFYEDGLDLRDATGAAVVDTVHPGAADEVPTGREDHGDKGVNYTNAPLHRRLGAPAGAQADVTSAAWSTVFSSAVHGDPRTPVLRAYAGDDQRVRLLNGSAKAPPAYFGSFQLDGASWRAEPYDPQSERVGLYGNLGSGGAKNVHVGLATPGDHLWASKTSLQLPSGVWGMARVYPQPTAGAGFTPTPLRRVDNPYGLDNVPILPLERASVTVAVFDDADADGARDEGEAVRVGVPVELRATDGTVVSTVPTTAAGTATFSPTPGVYDVAVSAPQGTSVVGAPTRRVDVRGDVAPARLAVGVTSRVVLTARVFDDRDGDGVRDEGEPGLAGRTVQLDGPVPVADGTTGADGTATAAVVAGTWKAYIAPRTGWTATTPLPAVVTVSGTAPVSVDLGVRRDPGVVVRVVDDVDGSGTAGPAEAGVPGVLVDATLADGSALSRRTGVDGAVVDTRAQAATLRVLGPDMRTWPCVSAVVTLVEGSTTVVTCDAAGAFAVPADAVEVSVLGAFDDGVVSVQLFQDADSDGRRGPTEPALADWPVVLQDPVTHTEVARGTTGADGLTGFLVPPGDYEVVPLPPVSDVAWTNTVGDYAITVERAQRAQASGGWVQRASVSASVFHDLDGNGRRDDYDPPLAERTVRLLDSAGRLRSTAVTDSTGSAVFPVTAGASYSVETTVPSGWRATGPLSGTTVQSRVPLTAPADGSQAVVAFGQYNTVDRTPPARPVLTPAGGVLDRPTLVGFSAETGATIRYTLDGSTPTATRGMVVSGDVRIATDRVVQAVAVDAAGNVSAVASATFDLPWTGAVTRVGAGAWQATTGTVRGTVADAAVDDNRYLSVSAGLVASRRTADVTARVVLPEAARTPAALDVSMSARTTLRNVRVRLQYWDNEGGLWRNLLTPYTSGLDEQRVDLDLPGAGRAVAADGTVLVRVVADTAQPFDLQVDQLTVTAVNRR, encoded by the coding sequence ATGGCCGCAGCCCCGCACGCCGCCCCCGCACCGCGACGCGACACGGCCCCCGTCGCGGCCGCCGTCGTCCTGCTCGCAGCGGCAGGGGCCGCCCTGTCGCTGCTCGTCGGGACCGCGCTCCCGCCGGTGGCCGCGCTGCTCGTGGCCACGGCTGCCGCGCTGGGAGCGGTGGCGGCGGCACGGACGGCGAGCGGGCGCGTGCCGGGCGCCACGGGGTCGTGGGTGGCGGGACTCGCCGGTGCGATCGGCGCAGGGGCCGCCGGTGCCTGGGCGGCCGTGAGCGCCGCCTGGAGCACGGGCGTCCCGGTCACGGCCGCGGTCCTCGTCGTCCCCGTGCACGCCGCGCTCGCGCTGCTCGTCCTCGCCTGGGTGGTCGGACGGGGCTGGCGCGTGCCGCTCGACCCGGCCGCCGCCGGGCGCGCCGTCGTGGCGGCCAGGCGGCCGCTCGTCGCCGGGGTGACGTCGCTCCCGCTCGTCCTCACCCTGCTCGCAGGTCCCGCCGTCGCGCCGGCGACCGCCGCAGCGGTCGAGGACCCGGCGGTGGCGCCGTGCGTCGCGGGGGAGCAGGTCCGCAACTACGCCGTCTCGGCGATCACCGTCGACGTGCCGTTCAACCGCTGGGGGAAGACGCTGCGGAGCGCCCGCATCTTCGCGATGGACCAGGACCTCGCGGCGGTCCGAAACTGGCACCGGCCCCTGGCCGCGAGCGCCGCGGACGACCCCGCGGCGAACCGGCGGCTGCGCCCGCGTCCGCTCGTCCTCCGCGCCAACGAGGGCGAGTGCATCCGCGTCACCCTCACCAACCGGCTGTCGTCGGAGGCCGCGCACGGGCTGCCCGGGGACCCCCGGGTCGGCATCCAGGCCGCCGGCGTCGTGATGAACGTCCGCCGCTCCGGCGGCGCCCGCGTCGGCTACAACGCCGACCCGACCGTCGGCATCGGCGAGTCGATCTCGTACTTCTGGCGGGTGCCCGACCAGGAGGGCCTCTACATGTTCGAGGACCTCGCGACGCCGGCGGGTGGCGAGCACGACGCGGGCTCCCGCGGCGTCGGTCTCTACGGCGGCCTCGCGGTGCAGCCGGCGGGGTCCACGTGGACCGACCCGCGCAGCGGCAAGGTGCTGTCCGGCACGCCCGGGGCCCTCAACAGCACGTACGCGGCCGTCCGGAACCAGTCGGGCGAGCTCTACATCGAGGCCGACATCCACCCGCCGGGCGGCGACTCCTTCCGCGAGAGCATCCAGCTCGCCCAGGACGAGATCCCCGACATCGGGATGGGGTTCAACTACGGCTCGGAGCCCCTGGAGGACCGCGAGACCGCACTCTGCCCCGACTGCGTGGGGGAGGAGACGTGGCTGTCGTCGTGGCCGTACGGGGACCCCGCGCTCGTCAAGCTCGCGAGCGGCAGGGGACCGTGGCTGCCGAACGGCGAGGGCGACCGGAAGGACAAGGAGGACTGCGGCCTGCCCGAGTCGTGCTACGTCTCCAACGTCTTCCACACGTACACCGGTGACGCGACGAAGATCCGCTTCGGTCTGGCAGGGGTGAAGGAGACCCACGTCTTCCACCTGCACGCCCACCAGTGGCTCGCCGACGCACGCGAGGACGTCGCGCAGGGCGACGGCCCGGGATACAAGCCCGGCTCGTCGACGATCGACTCGCAGAGCTACGGGCCGGGCGAGGCGTACTCCGCCGAGCTCCTCTACGGCGCCGGCTCCCAGAACGGCACCTTCGGCGACTCGATCTTCCACTGCCACCTGTACCCGCACTTCGCCGAGGGCTTCTGGGCGATCATGCGCGTCCACGACGTCCGCCTCGACGGCCGTTCCGCCACCCCGGACGGGGTCAACGTGCGCCCGCTCCAGCCGCTGCCCGACGCCCCGGCGCCGCCGCAGCCCACCGCCGACAACCCCGGCTTCCCCGGCATGATCCCCGGGACCTACGGCTACCGGGCGCCCCAGCCGCCGGGCAGCGTCACCGTCGGCGGCGTCGACGGCACCCCCGAGCGGCCTGCGCCGCGCGTGGTCGGCGGCCGTCCCATCGCCGAGGGCAAGCTCGCGCTCGAGGAGGGCGTCGTCGCGCGGCACAACCCCGGCGGCGAGGCCCCGCGCGGTGCCCCGTTCGCCGACCCCTGCCCGAGCGGGTCCCGCGAGGTCGACTACGCCGTCACGGTGCTCCAGCGCGACCTCGTGTACAACACCGCGGGGCACCACGACCCGCAGGCCCGCGTCATGGTGCTGACGAAGGACGTCGAGGCCGTGCTCGCCGGCACGAAGAAGGTCGAGCCGCTCTTCATCCGCGCGAACGCCGGCGACTGCATCAACTTCTCCCTCACGAACATGACGCACAACTGGGCCGGCAACGACGTGTTCCAGAAGCTCGTCCAGACCAACATGGCAGGCGGGCACGTCCACCTCACGAAGTTCGACGTCACCGCCTCCGACGGCGGCTCCAACGGGTGGAACTACCAGCAGGCCGCCTTCACGAAGGAGCAGGCCGACTTCGTCGAGAAGCAGGCCGCAGGCGAGGTCCGGTGCACCCCGAGCGACACGTTCTACGGCGGTGAGAGCACCGGCTGCCGCATCCCCTACGACTGGTCGTGGCAGCCCCCGGCGGACTCCTCCGGGCTGTGGGGCCAGACGATCCACGAGCGCTGGTACGCCGACTACGAGCTGCGGACCGCGTTCACCCACGACCACCACTTCCCGGCGGTCACGCAGAACCACGGCCACTACGGCGCCCTCGTCGTCGAGCCTGCCGGTTTCGACGTCCGCGACCCCGAGACCGGGGAGTTCCGCCAGCCGGTCAACGACCCCGCCCACGGCACCGTCTGCGGCGCCCGCTGCGACGGCGACGCCGACGGCGAGGCCGCCGACCTCGTCGGCCCCGGAGCCAACGACGACTACCGCGAGTTCGGGCTCGCCGTCGCCGACTTCGTGTCGCTGGTGAAGAAGGGCGGGAACCCCCGCAACCCCGACGACGCGATCAACCCGCCGGGCGCCCCCGAGTCCTTCCCCAGCAACGACCCCGGCACCTTCAGCGTCAACTACCGCAACGAGCCGCTCCACGAGCGCCGCACCCGCAACGGCCAGCCCGTCGACCCCGCTCACCGGTTCTCCTCGTGGGTGTTCGGCGACCCCTACACGCCGCTGCTGCAGGCCTACTCGCGCGACAACGTGAAGTTCCGTCTCATCCAGGGCTCGCACGAGGAGCAGCACATGTTCCAGGTGCACCGCCTGCGCTGGCTCGAGGAGCCCGACGACCCTGACTCCCCGCTCGTCAACGCCCAGACCATCGGCATCTCCGAGGCGTTCAACGTCGAGATGCCGGGCTACGACTGCCGCGCCACGGACACCCCGTGCCGCGGGGACCACCTCTACGGCGCCACGACCCCCGAGGGGCTGTGGAACGGCATGTGGGGCGTCCTCCGCGTCCACGGCCAGAGGACCGCCGGCCTGCTCCCGCTGCCGGACAACACCCCCCGCGAGGCGACCGTGCCCGAACCCGTCCCCGCCTCGCGGCAGGCGCCGCCGCCGGCGCAGCAGACCGGGACGAGCTGCCCCGACGGTGCCCCCGTGAAGCGCTACGACGTCGTCGCCATGGCGAACGACCTCGTCTACAACGAGCACGGCGACCACGACCCCAAGGGCGCGCTCTTCGTCCTCGCCGAGGACGAGGCCGCCGTGCGGGCCGGGACGAAGGCGCCCGAGCCGCTCGTCCTGCGCGCCAACGAGGGCGACTGCGTCCGCGTGACCCTCCACAACGCCCTGCCCGCGAACTACGGGGACCTCGTCAACGGCACCGACGGCGACATCCGGTACACGCTCGAGCCGCCGACCGGCACGCGCATGGGTACCCGGGTCTCGCTGCACCCGCAGATGCTGCGGCACGACGTGCGCCTGTCCGACGGCTCGGCCGTCGGGTTCAACCCCGACTCGACGGTCGGCATCAACGGCACGATCTCGTACGAGTGGTACGCCGACCGCGAGGTCGGCGCCACCAACCTCGTCGACTACGGCGACGTCCGGGGGCACCGCCACCACGGCCTGTTCGCGGGTCTCGTGGTCGAGCCGCGGAACGCCACGTACCACGACCCCGTGACGGGCGCCGAGGTCCGCAGCGGCGTGAGCGCGGACGTCCGCGTCCCCGGCCTCCGCGACTTCCGCGAGAACGTCCTCTTCTACGAGGACGGGCTCGACCTGCGCGACGCCACGGGCGCCGCGGTCGTCGACACCGTCCACCCGGGCGCGGCCGACGAGGTGCCGACCGGGCGGGAGGACCACGGCGATAAGGGCGTGAACTACACCAACGCCCCGCTGCACCGCCGTCTCGGCGCCCCCGCCGGCGCGCAGGCGGACGTCACGAGCGCCGCGTGGTCGACCGTGTTCAGCTCGGCCGTCCACGGCGACCCCCGGACCCCCGTGCTGCGCGCGTACGCCGGCGACGACCAGCGGGTCCGCCTGCTCAACGGCTCCGCCAAGGCGCCGCCCGCGTACTTCGGCAGCTTCCAGCTCGACGGCGCCTCCTGGCGGGCCGAGCCGTACGACCCGCAGAGCGAGCGCGTCGGCCTCTACGGCAACCTCGGCTCCGGCGGGGCGAAGAACGTCCACGTCGGGCTCGCGACGCCGGGTGACCACCTGTGGGCGAGCAAGACGTCGCTGCAGCTGCCGAGCGGCGTCTGGGGCATGGCCCGGGTCTACCCGCAGCCGACCGCGGGCGCGGGCTTCACCCCCACCCCGCTGCGGCGCGTCGACAACCCCTACGGGCTCGACAACGTCCCCATCCTGCCGCTGGAGCGGGCCTCCGTGACCGTCGCGGTGTTCGACGACGCGGACGCCGACGGCGCCCGCGACGAGGGTGAGGCGGTGCGCGTCGGTGTCCCCGTCGAGCTGCGCGCCACCGACGGCACGGTCGTCTCGACCGTCCCCACGACCGCCGCGGGGACCGCGACGTTCTCCCCGACGCCCGGCGTCTACGACGTCGCGGTGAGCGCCCCGCAGGGGACCAGCGTCGTCGGGGCCCCGACGCGTCGCGTGGACGTGCGCGGGGACGTGGCACCCGCACGCCTCGCCGTGGGGGTCACCTCGCGCGTCGTCCTCACCGCCCGCGTCTTCGACGACCGCGACGGCGACGGCGTGCGCGACGAGGGCGAGCCCGGTCTCGCCGGGCGGACCGTCCAGCTCGACGGCCCGGTCCCGGTGGCCGACGGCACGACCGGCGCGGACGGCACCGCCACGGCCGCCGTCGTCGCCGGCACGTGGAAGGCGTACATCGCCCCCCGCACGGGATGGACCGCGACGACGCCGCTGCCCGCCGTCGTCACGGTCTCGGGGACGGCGCCGGTGTCGGTCGACCTCGGTGTCCGGCGCGACCCGGGCGTCGTCGTCCGCGTCGTCGACGACGTCGACGGCAGCGGGACCGCCGGCCCGGCGGAGGCCGGCGTGCCCGGTGTCCTCGTCGACGCCACGCTCGCCGACGGCAGCGCGCTGTCCCGGCGCACGGGGGTCGACGGCGCGGTCGTCGACACCCGCGCCCAGGCCGCCACGCTGCGGGTCCTCGGGCCCGACATGCGGACGTGGCCGTGCGTGAGCGCGGTGGTCACGCTCGTCGAGGGCTCGACCACCGTCGTCACGTGCGACGCGGCCGGAGCGTTCGCCGTCCCGGCCGACGCCGTCGAGGTCTCCGTGCTCGGCGCCTTCGACGACGGCGTCGTGTCGGTCCAGCTCTTCCAGGACGCCGACTCCGACGGTCGCCGCGGTCCCACCGAACCCGCGCTCGCGGACTGGCCCGTGGTCCTGCAGGACCCGGTCACCCACACGGAGGTCGCGCGTGGCACCACGGGCGCCGACGGCCTCACGGGCTTCCTCGTGCCTCCGGGCGACTACGAGGTGGTCCCGCTGCCACCCGTCTCCGACGTCGCGTGGACCAACACCGTCGGCGACTACGCGATCACCGTGGAGCGCGCGCAGCGGGCCCAGGCCAGCGGCGGGTGGGTGCAGCGGGCGTCGGTGTCCGCGTCGGTCTTCCACGACCTCGACGGCAACGGCCGGCGCGACGACTACGACCCGCCGCTCGCCGAGCGCACCGTCCGGCTCCTCGACTCCGCCGGCCGGCTGCGGTCGACCGCGGTCACCGACAGCACCGGCAGCGCGGTCTTCCCCGTCACCGCGGGCGCCTCGTACTCGGTGGAGACGACGGTGCCGAGCGGGTGGCGCGCCACCGGGCCGCTGAGCGGCACGACGGTGCAGTCCCGCGTGCCGTTGACCGCCCCGGCGGACGGCTCGCAGGCGGTGGTGGCGTTCGGGCAGTACAACACCGTCGACCGGACGCCGCCGGCGCGCCCGGTCCTCACCCCGGCGGGCGGGGTCCTCGACCGCCCGACCCTCGTCGGCTTCTCCGCCGAGACCGGGGCGACGATCCGGTACACGCTCGACGGTTCGACGCCGACCGCGACCCGCGGCATGGTCGTGAGCGGCGACGTCCGCATCGCCACCGACCGGGTGGTCCAGGCCGTCGCGGTCGACGCCGCGGGCAACGTGTCGGCCGTGGCATCGGCGACGTTCGACCTGCCGTGGACCGGTGCCGTGACCAGGGTGGGCGCCGGGGCGTGGCAGGCGACGACGGGCACGGTGCGCGGGACCGTCGCCGACGCCGCGGTCGACGACAACCGGTACCTGTCGGTGTCCGCCGGCCTCGTCGCGTCGCGGCGAACCGCCGACGTGACCGCTCGCGTCGTGCTGCCGGAGGCGGCCCGCACCCCTGCGGCCCTCGACGTGTCGATGTCGGCGCGGACGACCCTGCGCAACGTGCGGGTGCGGCTGCAGTACTGGGACAACGAGGGCGGCCTGTGGCGGAACCTGCTGACGCCCTACACCTCGGGACTCGACGAGCAGCGTGTCGACCTCGACCTGCCCGGCGCGGGTCGCGCGGTCGCCGCCGACGGCACGGTCCTCGTCCGCGTCGTCGCCGACACCGCGCAGCCGTTCGACCTGCAGGTCGACCAGCTGACCGTCACCGCGGTGAACCGGCGGTGA